A window from Neobacillus sp. PS3-40 encodes these proteins:
- a CDS encoding DUF4926 domain-containing protein — MKQFDTVKITMDNHNEGVTKGQIGTILEVYDDNYFEIEICDSNGITLFLGALSRDFLEAVF; from the coding sequence ATGAAACAATTTGATACGGTTAAAATCACAATGGATAACCATAATGAAGGAGTCACTAAGGGGCAAATTGGGACAATTTTAGAAGTTTACGATGATAATTATTTCGAAATAGAGATATGTGATAGTAATGGAATAACGTTATTTTTAGGTGCATTATCACGAGATTTTCTTGAGGCTGTTTTTTAA
- a CDS encoding DNRLRE domain-containing protein, translated as MKKTYEYIKKRRKQLLAILFSTFLIAQPILPGIQSAYAAAKQDSPRNVDFSRPNKVTKAFAEKSKKQKPMKGPKIEKEKNIPNGKLIKVNKYSKTYQVNANHFVTQYGTVPNTYKDTKGKESVIDNTLQKVDPLFGAPYYKNTANNFEVKLPQKMDKGTGLSLTQNGDTLQLIPQDGDFSRTVTKENAILYNDVYPDVDFQYTVHNTGVKEDIILNKFIDQSKFSYELIANGYKVAENEGQVFLTKKGEKEPSFVLSAPIMTDAVGEASTGVRLKLTKENGKQIVTVVCDEKWLAATDRSYPVTIDPSVVIPQSDIGLYGTEQGSPDTTIGDNNYPYAGYDDGIVSGNQAAFGTAHRLCRTYVDVNYDFSNIPKTSTINNATFSLSNNTPWSNGRTNFGLFSVDDQWNHSISWNSQTSISDTFVDSAQVSAQIDQYMNFDVKKVVNDWVQGIKPNHGFVVKSLPETNATQAEVFNNNQSTYGPKLTIEWSLPYPVDPDYDLNALTVDLHPITEHGANFKQQLDGIFFSGKATPKATIDYSVTNSSFTGSTNAGPSYVYPDSTIWASQFPNGTVYKQHDDNWQSKDVFKNLKPDTLYQVVATATTKEGDTATKKSDKFLLYKVSKKDTLPSIAKYYGVPIKTLMKDNSIDSQMVIKDDTLFIRNPKTTKRYTTGKYTDDQKRMIDGALMGHGLHCEFGFEPIDLNTGNFFVEQTDVKIPDLDGDFAITRTYNSKGDSNSLFGRNWSFEYEQTISPNADGSMNYSRGDGSFLIFQKDGDHYKAPDGYTYTLEQVKDSKSKIAWKIIDNQQTIYAFDQYGMLITVMDKHGYETKINYDENYKVKDIVSPSGNMYTFQTDDQGRVSQITQPNGAVLHYSYDEDGNLTSLTDALGKTVRYVYDSNDFMTAWYDQDNHKVVENTYDTDGRVTQQIDANGHIVKLAYSPNQTATTDAEGNVTTYHYDDNYRTTTIEQPDGQVIEKGYDDTNQETVSVDDNGNPIHYTYDANGNVLTETRADGKVRSNTYNNQNLVTQVIDFDRSITSYAYNEVGDLVKATHPDGTEETSQYDDMHRLIAQVDANGSKTKYGYDGANITSVTDANSHTTHYAYNNMSQLVSITNASGEITRYMYDIKGEKIGEQAPDGGYIQYLFDDAGNNTAIIDANNNVVSFQYDQQGNIIKAIDPEGNVTTYTYDSNNHQTSQTDATGRMWQFQYDDRGRKSAEINPDGGKTEFNYDLNGQLIETIDPNGNSKKIVYDNALGLPIEEVDALGGKTTYRYDTVGRLLEKTNPDGTKSTYEYDVNGRIIQFIDENGVTTTLEYDKMQNITQSVDSMGRTFKYKYDPANNVIETTDPLGGVATYQYNAMNQQIHATNEAGQISTSTYDVLGRLQTVKNAIGLETKTSYDQSGNVISEIDPKGNKTTNVYDSLNRVINTTDAKGNITQYQYNNSEDLTATIDALGGKTSYVYNGRKLPTKVMDANGHSYELEYDAAGNNTAIIDAAGNKTIMHHDANGNLIEKTDAAGLDTVYTYDSMGRVLTEKDNAGNSQINTYDSFGRLIKTTDATGGVTANEYDQAGRLIATTSPDGNRTTFEYDALDRLIATTDAENKTTKFSYDALGNVITKTEADGATYKYAYDQINRLVKETNPLQAVKTYAYDDDGNLTTVIDENGVQNAYAYDASNNVTAQIDGNGHQTTYAYDELNRLIALTKKEGGKEEYRYDAVSNVTKEKDPVGNITEYQYDSVDNLVKSISPRGGITTYSYNKHNNLLAQTDALGNKTQYAYDLNQQVTKQTQANGGEYNYTYDALHRVTSVESPLSYVQNFSYNSKGDLVKEADNMNRVTTYSYDTMHRMMESTNPLGKKTSYTYDERGNLASVVNPLGYKSSYGYDQLDRLTSETDPEGKVTKTQYDLVGNVEKVMKPGNRTTSYQYDKNYNVTKVIDPMGYVSTTEYDKDNRVFAETNALGETKRTQYDLKGRVTEEIDPRHQTKKYEYDPADNIVKSTDQNGLTTSYSHDLLNRLTSVTDPVGRYTNYGYDSMGNLTDVTDADGKGTHYTYNLMGEMTSASSPVGRGEQYSYDLLGNLKQITQPNGNVIKYDYDKLNQLVEKSYQSQKAEAPVQYAYDEAGERVSMTDTTGKSSYKYNKLGQVTEVIQGDGRKVQYTYDDANRLSQITYADGKTVSYSYDLDDRLTEVTGRDGETTNYTYDALGRPILTKRTNGSETSYEYDEQGNVTKLVNKDVEGEVLSSFAYTYDSSGRIITEDETQGDHVFHRSFSYNLSGELEKFTEVMDDETTTYTYSYDQSSNRTKLVEHRESADGDTPPDKVTTYSYNNANQLIAEDSKAKGKITYSYDANGNLIKKSGKKLAQTYEYTVENRLKAVKNEGILLLAVTYDGDGNRIFQISLKNSNAPVDVGKCGDENGKGNNGKHNGADNGNGNKNQGDNGNHYGNNKGCGQGNGNNGNHNGNNGNHNGNDKGNNGNHNGSDNGNSGNSNGGGNGNNDNAGIGNGNGNPSGGSNGNGGGKDKLSLASTQSKAMSSSNKQEKGNDNQSTSSQPGDPSSSAPSDDPSMVFPDNDTSNIDKNYYDITYYVNDVNRQYTQQLMTYDDEGNLKDAYVYGNNDERLTRDHIQNDNPTESGHRALDTYLYDGRGSVSQVTNEQSNIVSNQQYRYDPFGNMIQNKPDNEIMFGYNGEEYNPITDTQYLRARYYDVGMSRFISKDTDLGDTQNPSTRNLYAYTKNDPVNHIDPSGNIPIDADGHTVIEYGYAYNPNATTSSGKTQSLSDVQRKLNQLGYVGSNGKPLVVDGKNGPNTQFAVKAFQNKAGLSADGIAGTKTKQVLFGALTPRNVTMAPKPDTTNKTTSMKTNQISHPSNSYISSKTQQASAQQAVARCGVSKDQIYANMGWKRVSSGIHSVLDIVGLIPGVGEIPDGINGAFYLLEGDKRNAVLSAAAMVPFAGWAATGEKYILKYGDEVIEVDKSLLSKSAKGTGNLTDLMKKKSLGRGSTGRKTPNNLDEQLAMKEVLSNPLDGATAVPTKNMNDPRWLGSEGWVKMQKFIKTSNGKINIHFNYNTKTGKFDDFKFK; from the coding sequence GTGAAGAAAACCTATGAATATATTAAAAAACGAAGGAAGCAGCTGTTAGCGATCCTATTTTCGACTTTTCTTATCGCACAACCAATACTTCCCGGCATTCAGTCGGCCTATGCAGCGGCGAAACAAGATAGTCCTAGAAATGTAGATTTTTCAAGACCAAACAAAGTTACAAAAGCTTTCGCAGAAAAATCGAAGAAACAAAAGCCTATGAAAGGTCCTAAAATTGAAAAAGAAAAAAATATCCCTAATGGAAAATTAATTAAAGTCAACAAGTATAGTAAAACGTATCAAGTAAATGCAAACCACTTCGTTACACAATACGGAACTGTACCAAATACATACAAGGATACGAAAGGGAAAGAAAGCGTCATCGACAACACGCTTCAGAAAGTAGACCCTTTATTCGGCGCGCCTTACTATAAAAACACGGCCAATAATTTTGAAGTGAAGCTGCCTCAGAAAATGGACAAAGGAACCGGTTTGTCGCTAACGCAAAATGGTGACACCTTACAGTTAATCCCTCAAGATGGGGATTTCAGTCGTACTGTTACAAAAGAGAATGCGATTCTCTATAACGACGTTTATCCAGATGTTGACTTCCAATACACCGTCCATAACACAGGTGTAAAAGAGGATATTATCCTCAATAAATTTATCGATCAAAGTAAATTTAGCTATGAACTTATCGCGAATGGCTATAAAGTAGCGGAAAACGAAGGACAAGTCTTCCTTACAAAAAAAGGTGAAAAAGAACCAAGTTTCGTCCTTTCCGCACCCATTATGACCGACGCAGTGGGTGAAGCTAGCACCGGGGTTCGTCTAAAATTAACCAAAGAAAACGGTAAACAAATAGTCACCGTTGTATGTGACGAAAAATGGCTGGCTGCCACAGATCGATCTTATCCAGTCACGATCGACCCAAGCGTAGTAATCCCTCAATCAGATATCGGTTTATACGGAACAGAACAAGGTAGTCCAGATACAACAATTGGTGATAACAATTATCCATATGCAGGGTATGATGATGGAATTGTTTCTGGAAACCAAGCGGCATTTGGTACTGCTCATCGGCTGTGTCGTACATATGTTGATGTGAACTATGATTTTTCTAACATACCAAAAACTTCTACGATTAATAACGCAACATTCAGTTTAAGCAATAATACACCATGGAGTAATGGGAGAACGAATTTCGGTCTTTTTTCAGTTGACGATCAGTGGAATCACTCGATCAGTTGGAATTCACAGACAAGTATTTCAGATACGTTTGTAGATTCGGCACAGGTTAGTGCCCAAATCGATCAATACATGAATTTTGACGTGAAAAAAGTCGTCAACGATTGGGTTCAAGGGATCAAACCTAATCACGGCTTTGTTGTGAAATCACTACCAGAGACAAACGCTACACAAGCAGAAGTATTCAATAACAATCAATCAACCTACGGACCAAAGCTTACCATTGAATGGTCATTACCATATCCAGTAGACCCGGACTATGACTTAAATGCTTTAACCGTTGATTTACACCCCATTACTGAACATGGTGCTAATTTCAAACAACAATTAGATGGTATTTTCTTTAGTGGAAAAGCAACGCCAAAGGCGACTATTGATTATAGTGTAACTAATTCTAGCTTTACAGGTTCAACAAATGCAGGCCCAAGTTATGTTTATCCAGATAGTACAATATGGGCTTCGCAGTTTCCTAACGGGACTGTTTATAAACAACATGACGATAACTGGCAAAGCAAGGATGTATTCAAAAATTTAAAACCTGATACGCTTTACCAGGTCGTCGCCACGGCTACAACGAAAGAAGGAGACACGGCGACAAAAAAGAGTGATAAGTTTTTGCTATATAAAGTGTCAAAGAAGGACACTTTACCTTCGATCGCTAAGTATTACGGTGTTCCGATCAAGACCTTAATGAAGGACAATAGTATTGATAGTCAAATGGTCATCAAGGACGATACCTTGTTTATCCGAAATCCAAAAACGACGAAAAGGTATACAACAGGAAAGTACACAGACGACCAAAAAAGGATGATCGATGGTGCCTTAATGGGGCATGGACTCCATTGTGAATTTGGATTCGAACCAATCGATCTCAATACAGGTAATTTTTTCGTTGAACAGACGGATGTGAAAATTCCCGATTTAGATGGAGATTTTGCGATTACACGCACGTACAACTCAAAAGGTGATTCCAACTCTTTATTTGGACGAAACTGGTCATTCGAATATGAGCAAACCATTTCTCCAAACGCAGATGGATCCATGAATTACTCTCGTGGCGATGGCAGCTTCCTTATTTTTCAAAAGGATGGTGACCACTATAAAGCACCAGATGGCTATACGTACACCCTTGAACAAGTAAAAGATTCAAAAAGTAAAATCGCATGGAAAATCATAGACAACCAACAAACGATATATGCGTTTGACCAATACGGCATGCTTATTACCGTTATGGACAAGCATGGCTATGAAACGAAAATCAACTACGACGAGAACTACAAGGTCAAAGACATCGTATCCCCAAGTGGAAATATGTACACGTTCCAAACAGATGATCAAGGAAGAGTCTCGCAAATCACGCAACCGAACGGTGCTGTTCTTCACTATAGCTATGATGAAGATGGCAATTTAACGTCCCTTACCGATGCGTTAGGGAAAACGGTTCGCTATGTGTACGATTCAAATGATTTCATGACAGCGTGGTACGATCAAGACAATCATAAAGTAGTCGAGAATACGTATGACACAGACGGTCGTGTCACACAACAAATCGATGCGAATGGGCATATTGTCAAGCTTGCGTATTCACCGAACCAAACCGCCACAACGGATGCGGAAGGGAACGTCACGACTTATCATTATGATGATAACTATCGAACAACAACAATCGAACAACCAGATGGTCAAGTTATTGAAAAAGGCTATGACGATACGAATCAAGAAACGGTTTCCGTCGATGATAATGGGAACCCTATCCACTACACGTACGATGCAAACGGGAATGTGTTAACTGAAACACGAGCCGATGGAAAAGTACGTTCTAACACATACAATAATCAAAATCTCGTTACGCAAGTTATCGACTTCGATCGCAGTATAACGAGCTATGCATATAACGAAGTCGGCGATTTAGTGAAAGCAACTCATCCAGATGGCACAGAAGAAACGAGCCAATACGATGATATGCATCGATTAATTGCCCAAGTGGATGCCAATGGCAGCAAGACGAAATATGGGTATGATGGTGCAAACATCACTTCTGTTACAGATGCGAACAGTCATACAACACACTATGCCTACAACAACATGAGCCAGCTCGTTTCCATCACCAATGCAAGCGGAGAAATCACGCGGTACATGTATGATATCAAAGGTGAGAAAATTGGGGAGCAGGCACCAGATGGAGGCTATATCCAATATCTTTTTGATGATGCAGGAAACAACACCGCCATCATTGATGCGAATAATAATGTCGTTAGCTTTCAATACGATCAACAAGGAAACATTATTAAAGCAATAGATCCAGAAGGGAACGTAACGACCTATACGTACGATAGCAACAATCATCAAACGAGTCAGACGGATGCAACTGGTCGAATGTGGCAATTTCAATACGATGACCGTGGTCGGAAATCTGCCGAAATCAATCCAGATGGTGGGAAAACAGAATTTAACTACGACTTAAATGGACAATTGATTGAAACCATTGATCCGAATGGAAATAGTAAAAAAATCGTATACGACAATGCCCTTGGCTTACCGATTGAAGAGGTAGATGCCTTGGGTGGAAAGACGACGTACCGTTATGATACAGTAGGGCGTCTACTCGAAAAAACAAATCCAGATGGCACGAAATCGACGTATGAGTATGATGTGAATGGGCGCATTATCCAATTCATAGATGAGAATGGCGTAACAACGACATTAGAGTACGACAAGATGCAAAACATTACTCAATCGGTTGATTCAATGGGACGGACATTCAAGTACAAGTACGATCCTGCGAATAACGTTATTGAAACAACAGATCCACTTGGTGGTGTAGCGACATATCAATATAATGCAATGAATCAGCAAATTCATGCGACAAATGAAGCCGGTCAAATCAGCACATCGACGTATGACGTGCTGGGTCGTTTACAAACAGTGAAAAATGCAATTGGGCTTGAAACGAAGACAAGCTACGACCAAAGTGGAAATGTTATCAGTGAAATCGATCCAAAAGGGAACAAAACCACGAATGTGTACGATTCACTGAACCGTGTTATTAACACAACGGACGCGAAAGGAAACATTACACAATACCAGTACAATAATAGTGAAGATTTAACCGCAACCATCGATGCTCTAGGCGGCAAAACAAGCTACGTCTATAACGGACGTAAACTACCGACCAAAGTAATGGATGCAAATGGTCATAGTTATGAATTGGAATATGATGCGGCGGGGAATAACACCGCAATTATAGATGCCGCAGGCAACAAAACGATCATGCATCACGATGCAAACGGCAATCTCATTGAAAAAACGGACGCCGCGGGCTTAGACACAGTTTACACGTATGATTCAATGGGACGAGTATTGACGGAGAAAGACAATGCAGGCAACAGCCAAATAAATACGTATGATTCATTCGGTCGACTCATCAAGACAACGGATGCGACGGGTGGTGTGACAGCCAACGAGTACGACCAAGCAGGCCGATTGATTGCGACGACAAGCCCAGATGGCAATCGAACAACATTCGAATACGATGCGTTAGATCGTCTGATCGCGACTACTGATGCAGAAAACAAAACAACTAAATTTAGCTACGATGCACTCGGGAATGTCATCACGAAAACAGAAGCAGATGGGGCGACGTACAAATATGCGTACGACCAAATCAACCGATTAGTTAAAGAAACGAATCCGCTTCAAGCAGTGAAGACATATGCATACGACGATGACGGTAATTTAACGACCGTTATCGATGAAAATGGTGTTCAAAATGCATACGCATATGACGCTAGCAATAACGTAACTGCTCAAATTGATGGGAATGGACATCAAACCACGTACGCATATGATGAGCTCAATCGTCTGATTGCGCTTACGAAAAAAGAAGGCGGCAAAGAGGAATATCGCTATGACGCGGTATCAAATGTTACGAAAGAGAAAGACCCTGTCGGTAACATTACAGAATATCAATACGATTCGGTCGACAACTTAGTTAAGTCGATCTCTCCAAGAGGCGGTATCACGACGTATAGCTACAACAAGCATAACAATTTGCTTGCCCAAACTGACGCTCTTGGTAACAAAACGCAATATGCATATGATTTAAATCAGCAGGTCACGAAGCAAACGCAAGCGAATGGCGGTGAATACAACTACACGTATGACGCACTTCACCGCGTGACATCCGTGGAATCTCCTTTGAGTTATGTACAAAATTTTTCATACAACAGCAAAGGGGATTTAGTGAAAGAAGCCGATAACATGAACCGTGTCACAACCTACAGTTATGACACGATGCATCGCATGATGGAATCAACGAATCCACTTGGGAAAAAGACGTCGTATACGTACGACGAACGTGGAAACTTAGCAAGTGTGGTTAACCCGCTTGGCTATAAATCGAGCTATGGATATGATCAATTGGATCGATTGACAAGCGAAACGGATCCAGAAGGAAAAGTGACAAAAACGCAATACGATTTAGTCGGGAATGTAGAAAAAGTCATGAAACCAGGGAACCGAACAACGTCGTATCAATATGACAAAAATTACAACGTTACAAAAGTAATCGACCCGATGGGCTATGTTAGCACAACGGAGTATGACAAAGATAACCGTGTCTTTGCGGAAACAAATGCCTTAGGTGAAACAAAACGTACACAGTACGATTTAAAGGGGCGTGTGACGGAAGAAATCGACCCACGTCACCAAACGAAAAAGTACGAATACGACCCAGCTGACAACATCGTAAAATCAACAGACCAAAATGGCCTAACGACGAGCTACAGCCATGATTTGTTGAATCGTTTAACCTCGGTTACTGACCCCGTTGGTCGCTATACAAACTACGGCTATGATTCGATGGGCAATTTAACGGATGTAACGGATGCAGATGGAAAAGGGACACATTACACATACAACTTAATGGGAGAGATGACCTCTGCTTCAAGTCCTGTTGGCCGTGGCGAGCAATATAGCTATGACCTCCTCGGAAATTTGAAGCAAATCACGCAGCCGAACGGAAATGTCATCAAGTATGACTATGACAAGCTAAACCAATTAGTAGAGAAAAGCTATCAAAGCCAGAAGGCCGAGGCCCCTGTTCAATACGCCTATGACGAAGCAGGCGAACGGGTTTCGATGACGGATACAACCGGTAAATCAAGTTACAAGTACAATAAACTCGGTCAAGTAACGGAAGTCATTCAAGGAGATGGACGAAAAGTACAGTATACGTACGATGACGCCAATCGTCTCAGCCAAATCACTTACGCCGATGGCAAAACGGTGAGCTACTCGTATGACTTAGACGACCGCTTAACAGAAGTAACGGGACGAGATGGGGAAACAACAAACTATACGTATGATGCCCTTGGTCGTCCAATCCTAACAAAACGAACAAATGGATCAGAGACGAGCTATGAATATGACGAGCAAGGAAACGTCACCAAACTGGTTAACAAAGACGTCGAGGGAGAAGTGTTATCGAGCTTCGCCTATACGTATGATTCGAGTGGTCGCATTATCACAGAAGATGAGACACAAGGAGATCATGTTTTCCATCGTTCATTTAGCTACAATTTGTCGGGTGAACTCGAGAAATTCACCGAAGTAATGGATGATGAAACGACAACGTACACGTACAGCTACGACCAATCAAGTAACCGTACGAAATTGGTCGAACACCGCGAATCAGCCGATGGCGATACCCCGCCAGACAAAGTGACGACGTACAGTTATAACAACGCGAACCAACTGATCGCTGAAGACAGCAAAGCAAAAGGAAAAATCACGTATTCATATGATGCGAACGGCAACCTGATCAAGAAATCAGGCAAAAAGCTAGCACAAACATATGAGTACACAGTCGAGAACCGTTTAAAAGCCGTGAAAAATGAAGGAATATTGTTGTTAGCTGTTACCTATGACGGAGATGGCAACCGCATATTCCAAATTAGCCTGAAAAATTCAAATGCCCCAGTCGATGTGGGGAAATGTGGAGATGAAAACGGCAAAGGAAACAATGGGAAGCATAATGGCGCCGACAATGGAAATGGAAACAAGAACCAAGGCGATAACGGAAACCATTATGGAAACAACAAGGGCTGTGGCCAAGGCAACGGAAATAACGGCAATCACAACGGCAACAACGGAAATCATAACGGGAATGACAAAGGGAACAATGGCAATCACAACGGAAGTGACAATGGAAATAGTGGAAATTCAAATGGAGGCGGTAACGGAAATAATGACAATGCTGGTATAGGAAACGGAAACGGGAACCCATCTGGCGGTAGCAATGGAAATGGTGGCGGAAAAGATAAACTTAGCCTAGCAAGCACCCAAAGCAAAGCTATGTCCTCTTCGAATAAACAAGAAAAGGGTAACGATAACCAGTCAACAAGCAGCCAACCAGGCGATCCATCAAGCAGCGCACCGTCGGATGACCCATCAATGGTCTTCCCAGACAACGATACAAGTAATATCGATAAAAACTATTACGATATCACCTACTATGTCAACGATGTGAACCGTCAATACACGCAACAGCTCATGACATACGATGACGAAGGAAACTTGAAGGATGCCTATGTCTATGGAAACAATGACGAACGACTAACAAGAGATCATATCCAAAATGATAATCCAACGGAATCAGGCCATCGAGCCCTCGACACGTATTTATACGATGGCAGAGGTAGCGTTTCACAAGTGACCAACGAACAAAGCAACATCGTCAGCAATCAGCAGTATCGATACGACCCGTTCGGAAACATGATTCAAAACAAGCCTGACAACGAAATCATGTTTGGGTACAATGGAGAAGAATACAACCCGATCACCGATACGCAGTACTTGAGAGCGCGTTATTATGATGTGGGGATGTCTAGATTTATCAGCAAAGACACGGATCTTGGAGACACGCAAAATCCATCGACACGGAACTTGTATGCTTACACAAAGAACGACCCTGTGAACCATATTGATCCGAGTGGGAATATACCAATAGATGCGGATGGACATACAGTCATTGAGTATGGATACGCATATAATCCAAACGCTACTACATCAAGTGGAAAAACACAGTCATTATCTGACGTACAACGAAAGTTAAACCAATTAGGTTACGTAGGTTCGAATGGGAAACCGTTGGTGGTAGATGGAAAGAATGGACCGAACACACAATTTGCGGTGAAAGCTTTCCAAAATAAAGCGGGTTTATCGGCAGACGGCATAGCAGGAACGAAAACAAAACAGGTGTTGTTTGGTGCCTTAACTCCAAGAAATGTAACGATGGCTCCAAAACCAGATACAACGAATAAAACTACGTCAATGAAGACGAATCAAATTTCCCATCCAAGTAATAGTTATATATCATCTAAAACACAACAGGCTTCAGCACAACAAGCGGTGGCGAGATGTGGGGTAAGTAAAGACCAAATTTATGCCAATATGGGTTGGAAAAGGGTAAGTTCGGGAATACACTCAGTATTAGACATTGTGGGACTTATTCCAGGGGTCGGAGAGATTCCTGATGGGATAAATGGTGCGTTTTACCTATTAGAAGGGGATAAGCGAAATGCTGTCTTATCAGCTGCAGCAATGGTTCCATTTGCTGGTTGGGCAGCCACAGGTGAAAAATACATTCTTAAATATGGCGATGAAGTCATTGAAGTTGATAAGAGTCTTCTGAGTAAATCAGCTAAGGGTACAGGAAACCTTACAGATTTAATGAAGAAAAAATCCTTAGGCAGAGGTTCTACAGGAAGGAAAACACCAAATAACCTTGATGAACAATTAGCCATGAAAGAAGTGCTATCCAATCCATTAGATGGGGCTACGGCAGTTCCTACAAAGAATATGAATGACCCAAGATGGCTTGGTTCAGAAGGTTGGGTGAAAATGCAAAAGTTTATTAAGACTTCTAATGGAAAAATCAATATCCATTTTAACTACAATACTAAAACAGGGAAGTTTGATGATTTTAAATTTAAGTAA
- a CDS encoding DUF1266 domain-containing protein has protein sequence MKKNSLIKGTVLLGLIVSLVLTMMLPTTSYAASSSYPAVTTSKVTVRATASSKGKILGYIAIGKQITVTTYNKSWVKLTFNKKTGYIASVYTKKVSTKPATNLTVQQQQRLLAFGAIYPVYNGDNPSVIRYAGDDVASMKQGLSDYWGVTNYASANQIITWLINTGHRTPYDSIYLKIKNNQLTGDEQEDYSSSIDAYNQAVQYIGDDTIAGITQDDLSQVNTMAAWDYSRAVHVIRMSLTCGYITESQAWNYLQKNANSASKTFSSWKSYYISFILGRAVAYEDFDMSYALAGDELLSDSHSMWKICKISQ, from the coding sequence ATGAAAAAAAATTCACTCATCAAAGGAACTGTATTGCTAGGCTTGATAGTCAGTTTGGTGCTAACTATGATGCTTCCAACTACTTCATATGCAGCTAGTAGTTCATATCCTGCGGTAACTACAAGTAAAGTGACTGTTAGAGCAACAGCAAGTTCTAAAGGGAAAATCCTAGGATATATTGCTATAGGCAAACAGATAACGGTTACGACTTACAACAAATCATGGGTAAAACTGACCTTTAATAAGAAAACTGGGTATATTGCTTCTGTATATACAAAGAAAGTTTCTACCAAACCTGCGACTAACTTGACTGTACAACAGCAGCAACGTCTATTGGCTTTTGGAGCTATTTATCCCGTGTATAATGGGGATAATCCATCTGTTATCAGGTATGCGGGTGATGACGTTGCAAGTATGAAGCAGGGTCTAAGTGATTACTGGGGTGTAACAAATTATGCTTCTGCAAATCAAATAATTACTTGGTTGATCAATACTGGACACAGAACTCCATACGATAGTATCTATTTGAAAATAAAAAATAATCAGTTAACAGGTGATGAACAGGAAGATTACAGTTCTTCTATTGATGCATATAATCAAGCTGTTCAATACATAGGGGATGATACAATTGCGGGCATTACACAGGATGATCTTAGTCAAGTAAATACGATGGCGGCTTGGGATTACTCTCGAGCAGTTCATGTTATTCGAATGAGTTTAACATGTGGTTATATTACAGAATCACAAGCTTGGAATTATTTGCAAAAAAATGCCAACTCAGCATCAAAGACTTTTAGTTCATGGAAAAGTTATTACATCTCATTCATTTTGGGAAGAGCGGTTGCGTATGAAGATTTTGATATGTCCTACGCATTAGCAGGAGACGAATTGTTATCAGATAGTCATAGCATGTGGAAAATATGCAAAATTTCACAATAG